In a genomic window of Chrysemys picta bellii isolate R12L10 chromosome 1, ASM1138683v2, whole genome shotgun sequence:
- the LOC135980833 gene encoding uncharacterized protein LOC135980833, with the protein MQSSPAVMAVQSVNRKRAPAWTDREVLDLIAVWGDESVLSELRSKRRNAKIYEKISKDMAERGYSRDATQCRVKIKELRQGYQKTKEANGRSGSHPQTSRFYEALHSILGAAATTTPPVTVDSEDGVVSTAGSSDMLGDVEDEEGDEEGEAVGSAHNADFPDSQDLFITLTEIPYEASPAVTPDTESGEGSATPSVTVSQPSLESHSQRLARIRRRKRRTREDMFSELMACSQAQAAQQTQWRENLTRMHQANMDREERWRQEDQQATQTLLGLLREQTDTLRRLVDVLQERRQEDRAPLQSIYNRPPLPPSPIPTSPKVQRRRGGRVPANSHSTPAESSSSRRLSFPKI; encoded by the exons atgcagagctctccagcagtgatggccgtgcagtctgtgaatagaaagagggccccagcatggactgatcgggaagtcttggatctcatcgctgtgtggggcgatgagtccgtgctttccgagctgcgatccaaaagacggaatgcaaagatctacgagaagatctctaaagacatggcagagagaggatacagccgggatgcaacgcagtgccgcgtgaaaatcaaggagctgagacaaggctaccagaagaccaaagaggcaaacggacgctccggatcccatccccagacatcccgtttctatgaggcactgcattccatcctcggtgcggccgccaccactaccccaccagtgaccgtggactctgaggatggggtagtgtccacggccggttcctcggacatgttaggggacgtggaagatgaggaaggagatgaggagggcgaggcagtcggcagcgctcacaacgctgatttccccgacagccaggatctcttcatcacccttacagagatcccctacgaagcgtccccagccgttaccccggacacagaatctggtgaaggatcagcca ccccatctgtgactgtctcacaacctagcctggaatcacactcccagaggctagcgcggattaggcgtaggaagaggaggacacgggaggacatgttctctgagcttatggcctgttcccaagcccaggcagcacagcagacccagtggcgggagaacttgacccgaatgcaccaagccaacatggatcgggaggagaggtggcggcaggaagaccagcaggcgactcaaacgctgcttggactactgagggagcaaacggacacgctccggcgccttgtggatgttctgcaggaacggaggcaggaggacagagccccgctgcagtccatctataaccgccctcccctgccaccaagtcccatacccacctcacccaaagtgcaaagaaggagaggcggcagagtccctgctaactctcactccacccctgcagagagctctagtagcagaaggctctcatttcccaaaatttga